A window from Drosophila subobscura isolate 14011-0131.10 chromosome O, UCBerk_Dsub_1.0, whole genome shotgun sequence encodes these proteins:
- the LOC117896252 gene encoding HEAT repeat-containing protein 5B isoform X1 — translation MENLNFARTPQFLRKVINEARRSFIHTAPSTGGQQPEEASTSTPRDEMELAHTLTLNEAAMKQLPEAKRPVFELEWLRYLEKSLPHVAKHEIKANQKKLVQQLTERIQGAPGPPMRKLIASALATLFSVGDTFMLFDTVNACNDILKNKDDSPSYLPTKLAAICVLGSMYEKLGRMMGRTYEDTVQILIRTLKNAESQARIEIMHTLEKVSAGMGTAIANVHKDIYKAAKHCLLDRVMAVRVAAARCILKMIYSAPFLYQTELESLGTLCFRAFDGSNYEVRCAVAQLLGTLLAYTQQLAEAALNKKANQTVVLQAGKGATQRLVSLDEALGILMSGFLRGGASFLKGTGEIIKGTSGVNREVRVGVTHAYVVFVQFMGSVWLERQLSVFLAHVLDLVANPKAACSHVDAVYSRKCINFILRSTIGKMLGEKAQTAACKELIHLVAKQMNSIDFNPENAKDSNQETLFSQHLLVCALQELSSLFICLGTTAQNLLGDQSLQTIDATCAVLVHPCAAARLAAAWCLRCCCVAVPSQITPLIDRFIEAIEQMRSSPEAIAGYSCALAAILGSVRYSPLGIPHTKGKVVFNCAEELLRSASQNSRMSLHRTQAGWLLIGAIMTLGSPVVKGLLPRMLLLWRNSFPRSNKELESEKARGDAFTWQVTLEGRAGALSVMHSFLLNCPELVSEDITRRLLTPIESALAMLVNLASVLKSYGTQLKAPAAMVRLRLFETLTLLPPNALEASYTHLLRMLVSEFTLSDNAANTTNSLLRTLCHGDDSIILGTWLQETNHRTIEDQMEPNRKVDGEHLQPNSAAGSGALEHDPCCLYRPNWYAHENSGGSSSNSGHGAGNSGGSGSGNLQLINKAQQCPGPLPLGVAVIDMSVTLYGTIFPKVANKHRLQMLEHFGECIKQAKSSRQEAVQMNIFTALLCALKNLTDSKTSLGQEDVRRSATALIVASLTSANSTIRCAGGEALGRLAQVVGDSHFTAELAQNSFDKLKSARDVVTRTGHSHALGCLHRYVGGMGSSQHLSTSVSILLALAQDSASPVVQVWSLYALAQIADSGGPMFRGYVEAALTMSLKLLLSVPHAHVDVHQCVGRVVNALITTVGPELQGNAAGVSAMRGSFLCSAALLQAHADPLVQAEAIGCLQQLHLFACKSLQLDSLVPTLVKMLASNYFILRKAAVSCLRQLAHREAKEVCELALTISPEQCPDLVLTEYGLPGLLFSMLDTETDAEMLKNIHDTLTSMLQMLAADNLSSWLSLCKNVLTVAVEGGLAEDSPPTGGEHANKEHTSGQEEDDDEEEEYADDVTEYRAEENTSTHPAVQPRWPTRVFASHCVRRIISSCEASSPMHFDLLQAKEQQMIKSRGDYLILHLAELIRMSFMAATSDSDQLRLEGLRTLQEIIDRFANVPEPEFPGHLLLEQFQAQVGAALRPAFATDTPSHVTAAACEVCSAWIGSGVARDISDLRRVHQLLVSSLSKLYTKTNSTQLYNESMATLEKLSILKAWAEVYIVAMMGNGKAPASLLSLQSQQTLQSLTAVEADAEVDPDPTPDSRGESLLGLVQPELHNLSTHWLNAMKDHALLLLPAEFQSQLPHDGGAFYTTDTINSSKPHYMTSWPPLLYASALWLRDEGFARHQDTAASSSTESNNNHITHGSLSADRFHMIFGICMEALCSMRSSEKPKNIVSCLRSLHSIFDSTWARQQLIKDRALTIELCHVLHRQILTRDELLVQLLCVEILKQTIQAAREDLDSRRDDNANAEDSLQLGEDNSMQPGSSHVYAVLEVCLCLFVRQIPSMNPTKQSGAGGLQLDYAYAKFNSTASFFSVLSDDSGLLVASGLQCVEQLLDLCTPRGALTILPTILYMTTSIVKEIANKSAIDSSILANTSAVQAALQCLRSVCVHRWSRQPDTAEDWQQLLQSALATVIDLTKTAGDNEERKVDEVTMLLAIAVFILHTPASVVAAPSLQYPCINHFRQCLQSEHLSVKLKCIETTRSIFAKAELKTATPYIHALAPRIIESLYAESSKTPTSELELQVTLESIVTVEQLIDLAEPQHRNMNLLQDIQMLTLLVPVLIGFLADPSRLRGVAKYQRQLHEQALQWLLKIGPKYPQEFKALMGQTPELRQKLEAAIRSQQQSINIAQKASEAQRNGLLAKPQKPTIKLKTDFSNFQ, via the exons ATGGAAAACCTTAACTTTGCACGCACGCCGCAATTTCTGCGCAAAGTTATCAACGAGGCGCGCAG ATCGTTTATACACACCGCTCCATCCACGGGGGGACAACAACCAGAGGaggcatcaacatcaacaccaCGCGACGAAATGGAACTCGCCCACACACTGACGCTCAATGAAGCGGCCATGAAGCAGCTGCCCGAGGCAAAGCGGCCGGTGTTCGAGCTGGAGTGGCTGCGGTACTTGGAGAAGTCGCTGCCCCATGTGGCCAAGCACGAGATCAAGGCCAACCAGAAGAAGTTGGTGCAGCAGCTCACCGAGCGCATCCAGGGTGCACCCGGCCCGCCCATGCGGAAGCTGATTGCCAGCGCACTGGCCACACTCTTCTCGGTGGGCGACACCTTCATGCTCTTCGATACGGTGAATGCCTGCAATGACATACTCAAGAACAAGGATGATTCGCCCAGCTATCTGCCCACCAAGCT CGCTGCCATTTGCGTCTTGGGCTCGATGTACGAGAAGCTGGGCAGGATGATGGGCAGAACCTATGAGGACACTGTCCAGATCCTTATACGCACCCTGAAGAACGCCGAGTCGCAGGCGCGCATCGAGATCATGCACACCCTGGAGAAGGTGAGCGCCGGCATGGGCACGGCCATTGCCAACGTACACAAGGACATCTACAAGGCGGCCAAGCACTGCCTGCTCGACCGAGTGATGGCGGTGCGCGTGGCAGCCGCTCGCTGCATACTCAAGATGATATACAGTGCGCCGTTCCTCTACCAAACGGAGCTCGAGAGTCTGGGCACGCTCTGCTTTCGCGCCTTTGACGGCAGCAACTACGAGGTGCGCTGTGCGGTggcccagctgctgggcacGCTCCTGGCCTACACACAGCAGCTGGCGGAGGCGGCCCTCAACAAGAAGGCCAATCAGACGGTTGTCCTGCAGGCGGGCAAGGGAGCCACGCAGCGTCTGGTGTCGCTGGACGAGGCGTTGGGCATACTGATGTCGGGATTCCTGCGGGGCGGCGCCTCCTTCCTCAAGGGAACCGGGGAGATCATCAAGGGCACCTCCGGAGTGAATCGAGAGGTGCGTGTGGGCGTCACCCATGCGTACGTGGTGTTTGTCCAGTTCATGGGCAGCGTCTGGCTGGAGCGACAGTTGAGCGTTTTCCTGGCCCACGTCCTGGATCTGGTGGCCAATCCGAAGGCGGCCTGCTCGCACGTGGATGCCGTCTACTCGCGCAAGTGCATCAACTTCATTCTGCGCTCGACAATCGGCAAGATGCTGGGGGAGAAGGCCCAGACTGCCGCCTGCAAGGAGCTCATCCACCTGGTGGCCAAGCAGATGAACTCGATCGACTTCAATCCGGAGAACGCCAAGGACTCCAACCAGGAGACACTCTTCAGCCAGCACCTGCTCGTGTGCGCCCTCCAGGAGCTGAGCTCCCTCTTCATTTGCCTCGGCACGACGGCCCAGAATCTGCTTGGGGATCAGTCCCTGCAGACCATCGACGCCACCTGCGCGGTGCTGGTGCATCCGTGCGCCGCCGCTCGACTTGCGGCCGCCTGGTgcctgcgctgctgctgcgtggccGTGCCTAGTCAGATTACGCCGCTCATCGACCGCTTCATTGAGGCCATCGAGCAGATGCGCTCCTCCCCCGAGGCCATAGCCGGCTACAGCTGCGCCCTTGCGGCCATTTTGGGCAGCGTGCGCTACTCCCCGCTGGGCATACCCCACACCAAGGGCAAGGTGGTCTTCAACTGtgccgaggagctgctgcgctCCGCCTCCCAGAATAGCCGCATGTCGCTGCACCGCACCCAGGCCGGCTGGCTGTTGATCGGAGCCATCATGACCCTAGGATCCCCGGTGGTCAAGGGTCTGCTGCCGCGcatgctgctcctgtggcgCAACTCCTTCCCCCGCTCCAACAAGGAGCTCGAGTCGGAGAAGGCCCGCGGCGACGCCTTCACCTGGCAGGTGACACTCGAGGGTCGTGCCGGTGCCCTCTCTGTGATGCACAGCTTCCTGCTTAATTGTCCGGAACTGGTCAGCGAGGACATCACCCGACGGCTACTCACTCCCATCGAGAGTGCTCTGGCCATGCTGGTCAA TTTGGCCTCTGTCCTCAAGAGCTATGGCACCCAATTGAAGGCTCCGGCGGCCATGGTTCGTCTACGCCTCTTCGagacgctgacgctgctgccgccgaaTGCGTTGGAGGCCTCCTACACTCATCTCCTTCGCATGCTCGTCTCGGAGTTCACGCTCTCGGACAACGCAGCCAACACCACCAACTCGCTGCTGCGCACGCTCTGTCATGGCGATGATTCCATTATTCTGGGCACCTGGCTTCAGGAGACTAACCATCGCACCATCGAGGATCAG ATGGAACCCAATCGCAAAGTCGATGGCGAGCAT CTGCAGCCGAACAGTGCGGCTGGCTCGGGGGCCCTGGAGCACGATCCCTGCTGCCTGTACCGCCCCAATTGGTATGCGCATGAaaacagcggcggcagcagcagcaattctGGTCATGGCGCTGGAAACTCTGGAGGCAGCGGCTCCGGAAACTTGCAGCTGATCAACAAGGCACAGCAGTGTCCCGGCCCCCTGCCGCTGGGCGTGGCTGTGATCGACATGTCCGTGACGCTGTACGGCACCATCTTCCCGAAGGTGGCGAACAAGCATCGGCTGCAGATGCTGGAGCACTTTGGCGAGTGCATCAAGCAGGCGAAGAGCAGCCGCCAGGAGGCGGTGCAGATGAACATCTTCACGGCACTGCTGTGCGCGCTGAAGAATCTGACGGACAGCAAGACGAGCCTCGGCCAGGAGGATGTGCGGAGGAGTGCCACAGCCCTAATTGTCGCCTCGCTGACCAGCGCCAACTCCACCATACGCTGTGCGGGTGGCGAGGCTCTGGGAAGGCTGGCACAGGTCGTGGGCGACTCGCACTTCACCGCCGAGTTGGCCCAGAACAGCTTCGACAAGCTGAAGTCAGCGAGGGATGTGGTCACACGCACGGGACACTCGCACGCGCTGGGCTGCCTGCATCGCTATGTGGGCGGCATGGGCTCCTCGCAGCATCTCAGCACCAGCGTGTCCATtctgctggccctggcccaggACAGTGCCTCGCCGGTGGTGCAGGTCTGGTCACTGTACGCCCTGGCCCAGATCGCCGACTCCGGCGGTCCCATGTTCCGCGGCTATGTGGAGGCGGCGCTCACGATGTCCCtcaagctgctgctcagcGTTCCCCATGCCCACGTGGATGTGCACCAGTGTGTGGGCCGTGTGGTCAATGCGCTGATCACCACCGTGGGACCGGAGCTGCAGGGCAATGCTGCCGGAGTCTCTGCCATGCGCGGCTCCTTCCTCTGCTCGGCCGCCCTGCTGCAGGCGCACGCTGATCCCCTGGTGCAGGCCGAGGCGATTGGGTGTCTGCAACAGCTGCATCTGTTTGCCTGCAagtcgctgcagctggacTCGCTGGTGCCGACGCTGGTCAAGATGCTCGCCAGCAACTACTTCATCCTGCGAAAGGCGGCAGTCTCCTGTCTGCGTCAGCTGGCGCATCGCGAGGCAAAGGAAGTGTGCGAGCTGGCGCTCACCATAAGCCCGGAGCAGTGCCCGGATCTGGTGCTCACGGAGTACGGGCTGCCGGGGCTGCTCTTCTCGATGCTGGACACCGAAACGGATGCCGAGATGCTAAAGAACATTCACGACACCTTGACCTCCATGCTGCAAATGCTGGCGGCGGATAACCTCAGCTCCTGGCTGAGTCTCTGCAAGAATGTGCTCACGGTGGCCGTGGAGGGAGGCCTGGCCGAGGATAGTCCACCCACAGGGGGAGAGCACGCGAACAAGGAGCACACGtcggggcaggaggaggacgacgacgaggaggaggagtatgCCGACGATGTGACCGAGTACAGGGCGGAGGAGAACACCTCCACCCATCCGGCCGTACAGCCCCGCTGGCCCACGCGAGTCTTCGCCTCACACTGCGTCCGGCGCATCATCTCCAGCTGCGAGGCCTCCAGTCCCATGCACTTCGACCTGCTGcaggccaaggagcagcagatgaTCAAGTCACGCGGCGACTACCTCATCCTCCACCTGGCGGAGCTCATTCGCATGTCCTTCATGGCGGCCACCTCCGACTCGGACCAGCTGCGGCTGGAGGGACTGCGCACCCTCCAGGAGATCATCGATCGCTTCGCCAACGTCCCCGAGCCCGAATTTCCCGGCCACCTGCTGCTCGAGCAGTTCCAGGCCCAGGTGGGGGCCGCCCTGCGTCCCGCCTTTGCCACAGACACGCCCTCCCACGTGACGGCCGCCGCCTGTGAGGTGTGCTCCGCGTGGATCGGATCGGGAGTGGCGCGGGACATCAGCGACCTGAGGCGCGTCCACCAGCTGCTCGTGAGCTCCCTCAGCAAGCTGTACACGAAGACGAACAGCACTCAGCTGTACAACGAGTCCATGGCCACGCTGGAGAAGCTGAGCATCCTCAAGGCCTGGGCCGAGGTCTACATAGTGGCCATGATGGGCAACGGCAAGGCGCCGGCCTCCCTCCTCTcgctgcagtcgcagcagaCGCTCCAGTCCCTAACTGCAGTGGAAGCGGACGCGGAAGTGGATCCGGATCCCACACCCGACAGCCGAGGCGAGAGtctgctggggctggtgcAGCCGGAGCTACATAATCTGTCCACTCACTGGCTGAACGCCATGAAGGACcacgcgctgctgctgctgccagccgaGTTTCAGTCGCAGCTGCCGCACGACGGCGGCGCCTTCTACACCACGGACACCATCAACTCCTCGAAGCCGCACTACATGACCAGCTGGCCCCCGCTGCTGTATGCCTCGGCCCTGTGGCTGCGCGACGAGGGCTTTGCCCGGCACCAGGACACGGCCGCCAGCTCATCGACGGAGTCCAACAACAATCATATAACGCACGGCTCCCTCTCGGCGGATCGCTTCCACATGATATTCGGCATCTGCATGGAGGCGCTGTGCAGCATGCGCAGCTCGGAGAAGCCCAAGAACATTGTCAGCTGCCTGCGCTCGCTGCACAGCATCTTCGACTCCACCTGGGCGCGCCAGCAGTTGATCAAGGACCGAGCGCTGACCATCGAACTGTGCCACGTGCTGCATCGCCAGATTCTGACGCGCGACGAGCTGCTGGTCCAACTGCTGTGTGTGGAGATCCTCAAGCAGACCATACAGGCGGCGCGCGAGGATCTGGACAGCAGGCGTGACGACAACGCCAATGCCGAGGACAGCCTGCAGCTGGGCGAGGACAACTCGATGCAGCCCGGCAGCTCGCACGTGTACGCCGTGCTGGaggtgtgcctgtgcctgttcgTGCGCCAAATACCGAGCATGAACCCCACCAAGCAGAGTGGTGCGGGGGGCCTGCAGTTGGACTACGCCTACGCCAAGTTCAACTCCACCGCCTCCTTCTTCTCCGTGCTGAGCGACGACAGTGGCCTGCTGGTGGCAAGTGGTCTGCAGTGcgtcgagcagctgctggatcTCTGCACGCCACGGGGAGCCCTCACCATTCTGCCCACCATCCTGTACATGACCACCAGCATCGTCAAGGAGATAGCCAACAAGTCGGCCATAGACAGCAGCATCCTGGCCAACACCAGTGCCGTGCAGGCCGCCCTGCAGTGCCTGCGCTCGGTCTGTGTGCATCGGTGGTCGCGGCAGCCGGACACCGCGGAggactggcagcagctgctgcagagcgCTCTAGCCACGGTCATAGATCTCACCAAGACGGCCGGCGACAACGAGGAGCGCAAGGTGGACGAGGTCAccatgctgctggccatcgccGTCTTCATTCTCCACACTCCAGCCTCCGTGGTGGCGGCGCCCTCACTGCAGTATCCCTGCATCAACCACTTCCGGCAGTGTTTGCAGTCGGAGCACCTGTCGGTCAAGCTGAAATGCATCGAGACCACGCGCTCAATCTTCGCCAAAGCGGAGCTGAAGACCGCCACCCCCTACATCCATGCCCTGGCCCCGCGCATCATCGAGTCCCTGTACGCGGAGTCCAGCAAGACGCCGACCAGCGAACTGGAGCTTCAAGTCACCCTGGAGAGCATTGTCACAGTGGAGCAGCTGATCGATCTGGCCGAGCCACAGCACC GAAACATGAACTTGCTACAAG ACATACAAATGCTGACGTTGCTGGTGCCTGTACTGATTGGTTTCCTGGCCGATCCCAGCCGGCTGAGAGGCGTAGCCAAGTACCAGCGACAACTGCACGAGCAGGCCCTGCAATGGCTGCTCAAGATTGGACCGAAATATCCGCAGGAGTTCAAGGCACTGATGGGTCAGACCCCGGAGTTGCGCCAGAAACTGGAGGCAGCCAtacgcagccagcagcagtcaatTAACATTGCCCAGAAGGCATCGGAAGCCCAGAGGAACGGTCTGCTGGCCAAGCCACAGAAGCCGACCATCAAGCTGAAGACGGACTTTAGCAACTTCCAATGA